Proteins co-encoded in one Bacillus sp. FSL H8-0547 genomic window:
- a CDS encoding YtxH domain-containing protein, whose product MTIQSTNENTLQPTNTAVKPAVTAAPEVKTKSKGSKLAAGILAGAVIGGLVTLFDKNTRNQVKKSAAGIKDSSSEVFTQVKENPGEVKNQVVTQFKSAADSLKDAINEAKRLYDRLNEDVRGNVNDVIQASNETLATAKDAQQDLASIGSKVKEAGAELTGGNESDTEKAPETPQNQTSIPGTNAGKF is encoded by the coding sequence ATGACGATTCAAAGCACAAACGAAAACACGCTTCAACCAACAAACACAGCAGTTAAACCGGCTGTCACAGCAGCACCGGAAGTGAAAACAAAGTCGAAAGGCAGCAAGCTTGCTGCGGGTATTCTCGCTGGAGCAGTAATCGGCGGATTGGTCACATTGTTTGATAAAAATACGCGGAATCAAGTGAAAAAGTCAGCCGCCGGCATTAAAGATTCCTCTTCAGAGGTTTTCACACAAGTGAAAGAAAATCCAGGCGAAGTTAAAAATCAGGTTGTCACGCAGTTTAAATCCGCAGCAGATTCACTTAAAGATGCGATTAACGAAGCGAAACGCCTTTATGACCGCTTAAACGAAGACGTTCGGGGCAATGTCAACGATGTCATTCAAGCTTCGAACGAAACGCTGGCAACTGCCAAGGATGCCCAGCAGGATCTTGCATCCATCGGCTCCAAGGTAAAAGAAGCAGGTGCTGAACTGACAGGCGGGAATGAGTCTGATACAGAAAAAGCTCCTGAAACACCGCAAAACCAAACGTCAATCCCCGGCACAAATGCAGGGAAATTTTAA
- a CDS encoding glucose 1-dehydrogenase — MYLPSFDLKNKTALITGAGRGIGRALALGYAEAGADVILLSRTEDELQAVAEEIRAKGRKAYPLPADVTSTQSIKNVFAEIEAQQLNVDILINNAGMNIRSKALDVTESEWETIVNTNMKSAFFMSQKAAEWMKKNGKGGRIINISSVAGKTALRTGVVYAQTKAAMIQMTKVLAFEWGKDNIQVNSIGPWYFETPLTEKILHDKAYVADILAVTPLKRIGQLPELVGPAVFLGSDAASYITGQTLFVDGGMTIHGF; from the coding sequence ATGTATCTGCCATCATTTGATCTGAAAAATAAAACAGCACTGATTACCGGTGCAGGAAGGGGAATCGGCCGCGCACTTGCACTTGGGTATGCCGAGGCGGGGGCTGATGTGATTCTCCTCTCCAGAACAGAAGATGAGCTGCAGGCTGTTGCAGAAGAAATCAGGGCAAAAGGCCGAAAAGCCTATCCGCTTCCTGCAGACGTGACGAGCACGCAGAGTATTAAGAATGTATTTGCTGAGATTGAAGCACAGCAGCTGAATGTTGATATTCTCATAAACAACGCCGGTATGAATATCCGTTCAAAAGCGCTTGATGTGACAGAGTCTGAGTGGGAAACGATTGTAAATACAAATATGAAATCGGCTTTTTTTATGTCGCAAAAGGCAGCAGAATGGATGAAGAAAAACGGGAAAGGCGGAAGAATTATCAATATTTCATCCGTCGCAGGCAAGACAGCCCTCAGAACAGGTGTTGTGTATGCACAGACAAAAGCAGCGATGATTCAGATGACTAAGGTGCTTGCATTTGAATGGGGGAAGGATAACATCCAGGTGAACTCTATCGGGCCATGGTATTTCGAAACACCCCTGACTGAAAAAATTCTGCACGATAAAGCGTATGTAGCTGATATTCTTGCAGTAACACCGCTGAAGCGGATCGGTCAGCTGCCTGAACTTGTGGGACCTGCCGTGTTCCTCGGCTCCGATGCAGCAAGCTACATAACCGGCCAGACGCTGTTCGTCGATGGTGGCATGACGATTCACGGTTTCTAA
- a CDS encoding MerR family transcriptional regulator, protein MSKKVSISKVASMLGESSYILKMWEEEFTAILEIERDHKNARVYSPENIEMLRKIKHMKDSQLDHETIVQMLAMNGKGEAAAASAAVMDPDAELSAKKNIKVALEEIFSLIEEKGKQDINILELKMDQLELSLIEQLKKTVKQEFGEQTKTQFQTSKGQFAALHHRLNEQSKTQLSAAKEQMEELQQKLEEQTDLQLNAAKNQFTAIHHKLNEQSKAQMKTAKTHFTALQSKLNDQAKSQQQTSKGQFAALQTKLDEQKEAQFNAVKGQFAALNTKLNEQAKIQLQAAKEQYASLHSKMDEQTKVQLGQFSGLQNKVNEHAKTQLTMSKSQFSALKEKLSEMKEVQLHAAEGHYASLHDKLNVIHESASSEREMFHDEVKYERELAKQYIEQREQKFLAFVQQQKEKEERADRKYGLSMLKQFMGFAK, encoded by the coding sequence ATGTCTAAAAAGGTAAGTATTTCAAAGGTAGCTTCCATGCTGGGGGAATCCTCCTATATTTTGAAAATGTGGGAAGAAGAGTTTACAGCCATTCTTGAAATCGAACGGGATCATAAAAATGCCCGGGTGTACTCGCCTGAAAATATTGAAATGCTGAGAAAAATTAAACATATGAAGGATAGCCAGCTCGATCATGAGACAATCGTCCAAATGCTTGCTATGAACGGAAAAGGCGAAGCCGCTGCAGCCTCAGCTGCCGTTATGGATCCGGATGCAGAACTTTCTGCAAAGAAAAATATTAAAGTGGCGCTTGAAGAGATTTTCAGTTTGATTGAAGAAAAAGGAAAACAGGACATCAACATACTTGAACTGAAAATGGACCAGCTGGAGCTTTCATTAATCGAACAGCTCAAGAAAACGGTCAAGCAGGAGTTTGGCGAGCAGACAAAAACACAGTTTCAAACGTCAAAAGGCCAGTTTGCTGCCCTGCATCACAGATTGAATGAACAGTCCAAAACGCAGCTGAGTGCTGCCAAAGAGCAGATGGAAGAGCTGCAGCAAAAGCTCGAAGAACAGACGGATCTGCAGCTGAATGCCGCTAAAAACCAGTTTACGGCGATCCACCATAAGCTGAATGAGCAGTCTAAAGCACAAATGAAAACGGCCAAAACCCACTTCACAGCCCTCCAGAGCAAACTGAATGATCAGGCTAAATCCCAGCAGCAGACATCAAAAGGCCAGTTTGCTGCGCTGCAGACAAAGCTTGACGAGCAGAAGGAAGCTCAGTTCAATGCCGTAAAAGGCCAGTTTGCTGCTTTGAACACTAAGCTTAATGAACAGGCCAAAATACAGCTCCAGGCAGCAAAAGAACAATACGCTTCGCTTCATTCAAAGATGGATGAACAGACGAAAGTGCAGTTAGGCCAATTCTCCGGCCTTCAGAATAAAGTAAACGAACATGCAAAAACGCAGCTGACCATGTCAAAAAGCCAGTTTTCGGCCCTGAAGGAAAAACTCAGCGAAATGAAGGAAGTGCAGTTGCATGCTGCGGAAGGACATTATGCATCCCTTCATGATAAACTGAACGTAATCCATGAATCTGCCAGCAGCGAACGGGAAATGTTCCACGATGAGGTCAAGTATGAACGGGAGCTTGCCAAGCAGTACATTGAACAGAGAGAACAAAAATTTCTTGCGTTCGTACAGCAGCAAAAAGAAAAAGAGGAACGTGCAGACCGCAAATATGGCCTTTCGATGCTGAAGCAGTTTATGGGATTTGCTAAATAA
- a CDS encoding DinB family protein, with translation MNTKLIRHFMSHRAVTLELLSIMRNDDPDFKPSESSMSIAKLAVHMATSMYKFTAVAKAGSSEPLMEKEDVSEPDPLKAVKLYTEKTVQLLESLTDDDLSREIDLTNVFGFKTTGASLVKMGIEHEVNHKGNLFVYARLLGHTELPLYVKKG, from the coding sequence ATGAACACGAAATTAATCAGACATTTTATGTCACACAGAGCTGTTACACTCGAACTGCTTTCCATTATGAGAAACGATGACCCGGACTTCAAGCCTTCCGAATCGTCTATGTCAATTGCAAAACTGGCTGTTCATATGGCAACTTCCATGTACAAATTTACGGCTGTTGCCAAAGCGGGAAGCTCTGAACCGCTTATGGAAAAAGAGGATGTCAGCGAACCAGACCCGCTTAAGGCTGTTAAGCTTTACACGGAGAAAACCGTCCAGCTCCTGGAATCCCTTACTGATGATGATCTTTCACGCGAGATTGATCTGACAAATGTTTTTGGATTCAAGACTACTGGTGCATCTCTTGTAAAGATGGGAATTGAGCACGAGGTAAACCACAAAGGCAACTTGTTTGTATATGCCCGTCTCCTCGGGCATACTGAACTTCCGCTGTATGTAAAAAAAGGATAA
- the yidC gene encoding membrane protein insertase YidC, translated as MEKKSAFISRNVLLALLGLGLLIILSGCQQAGSGGIQEISSVTPGFFNHYFVYPFSLLLKTFAEWFQGSYGLSIILVTLMIRFVLLPFALKQSKDQMQMKGKMAKAQPELSVIQEKMKKAKDAETKTKLQQETMKVYQKHQINPLAALGGCLPLLIQLPFLTGFYYAIQRTPEIAQHSFLWFNLGSPNLVLTLLAAGIYFLQARVSLVGLEEAQKKQMAMFSYLSPVMIGMFSLTAPAALPLYWTIGGMFVILQTLLTKKLFHADSTRNSKAEAPV; from the coding sequence ATGGAAAAGAAATCTGCATTCATCTCTCGGAACGTATTACTTGCACTGCTTGGATTAGGCCTGCTCATTATTCTTAGCGGCTGCCAGCAGGCAGGCTCAGGAGGCATACAGGAAATATCGAGCGTTACTCCGGGGTTTTTTAATCACTATTTTGTCTATCCATTTTCACTGCTATTAAAAACGTTTGCCGAATGGTTTCAGGGAAGCTACGGGCTTTCAATTATTCTCGTAACGTTAATGATCCGGTTCGTTCTTCTTCCATTTGCACTCAAACAGTCTAAAGATCAAATGCAAATGAAGGGGAAAATGGCAAAGGCGCAGCCTGAGCTGTCTGTCATTCAGGAAAAAATGAAAAAAGCAAAAGATGCCGAGACGAAAACGAAACTTCAGCAGGAGACGATGAAAGTGTATCAGAAGCACCAGATCAATCCGCTTGCTGCACTTGGCGGATGTCTGCCGCTTCTCATTCAGCTTCCGTTTTTGACAGGATTTTATTATGCCATTCAGAGAACGCCTGAAATCGCCCAGCATTCCTTTTTATGGTTTAACCTCGGCAGCCCGAATCTTGTTCTGACACTTCTCGCAGCAGGCATCTATTTTCTTCAGGCAAGAGTATCGCTCGTCGGGCTTGAAGAAGCGCAGAAAAAACAAATGGCCATGTTCAGCTATCTGTCGCCTGTCATGATCGGCATGTTCTCGCTGACAGCACCGGCAGCTCTTCCGCTGTACTGGACCATCGGAGGGATGTTTGTGATTTTGCAGACTCTCCTGACAAAAAAATTGTTTCATGCGGACAGTACCAGAAACAGTAAAGCAGAAGCACCCGTTTAA
- a CDS encoding prolyl oligopeptidase family serine peptidase, which translates to MKSGVFEKTITKKIEAKLSYLLKLPEGYEEGTGEVPLVLFLHGAGERGTNPEDVRKIGLPEVADREDFPFILLAPQCPVSTARRSNWIMELDGAAALLEEVVESYRVDKNRIYLTGMSMGAYGAFELAGRMPETFAALAAVCGGGCPEKAGLLKEIPVWIFHGEDDDVIPIKESLDMVNALKQAGGNVAFTSYPGVKHDSWVQAYNDPELYNWMLSKSKA; encoded by the coding sequence ATGAAGTCCGGCGTATTTGAAAAAACCATCACGAAAAAAATAGAGGCAAAGCTCTCTTATTTACTGAAGCTACCTGAAGGATATGAAGAAGGGACCGGAGAAGTGCCGCTTGTTCTGTTTCTTCACGGGGCAGGCGAACGGGGCACAAATCCTGAAGACGTCAGAAAGATAGGGCTCCCGGAGGTGGCAGACCGAGAAGATTTTCCCTTCATCCTGCTCGCTCCTCAATGCCCGGTATCCACGGCAAGAAGGTCGAACTGGATCATGGAGCTCGACGGTGCTGCCGCTTTGCTGGAAGAGGTTGTGGAAAGCTACAGAGTCGATAAGAACCGGATTTATTTGACTGGCATGAGCATGGGGGCATATGGAGCTTTTGAACTCGCAGGAAGAATGCCGGAAACATTCGCAGCCCTTGCTGCTGTATGCGGAGGCGGCTGTCCGGAGAAAGCAGGCCTGCTGAAAGAGATTCCTGTCTGGATTTTTCACGGAGAAGACGATGATGTCATTCCAATCAAGGAAAGCCTGGATATGGTTAATGCCTTAAAGCAGGCAGGCGGCAATGTAGCATTCACATCTTATCCAGGAGTCAAACATGATTCATGGGTCCAGGCATACAATGATCCTGAACTGTACAACTGGATGCTGAGCAAGAGCAAGGCTTAA
- a CDS encoding sodium-dependent transporter, with the protein MREHQQWSSKLGFILAAAGSAIGLGAIWKFPYIAGVSGGGAFFFIFLLFTLLLGLPLLLAEFAVGRSTQKDAIQSYKAIAPGTKWFSVGYLGMITCFILLSFYSVIGGWILLYLLKTLTGDLNGLSQEQYGQLFGETITDPVLSVGAHLVFMAITIAVVAKGVQKGIERTSKFMMPVLFLLFIVLIFRSLTLDGAIEGVRFLFQPDFSKLTSETILAALGQSFFTLSVGVSVMVTYSSYLSKESNLPQSAFSIVGMNIFIVVLAGLAIFPAVFSFGLKPDAGPVLLFNVLPTVFNQMAFGMVFFAAFLLLFLFASLTSAFSMLEIIVSVLSKGDSEKRTKWSWTIGLLIFLVGIPSALSFGVWSDVSIFGKTIFDAADYLVSNILMPVGALLISIFVPLKMKKSALYEELSKGSSLSKGLFNVWFLLMRYVAPIAIFLVLLDVMGVWKLL; encoded by the coding sequence ATGAGAGAACATCAGCAGTGGTCTTCAAAACTGGGATTTATATTAGCTGCAGCAGGATCGGCAATCGGACTTGGGGCAATATGGAAATTCCCGTATATAGCGGGAGTCAGCGGCGGGGGAGCCTTCTTTTTTATATTCCTTCTCTTCACATTATTGCTTGGCCTGCCATTGCTCCTGGCAGAATTTGCGGTTGGAAGAAGCACTCAGAAAGATGCGATCCAATCATATAAAGCAATCGCGCCGGGAACAAAATGGTTTTCTGTCGGGTATTTAGGAATGATCACCTGTTTTATTCTGCTGTCATTCTACAGTGTCATTGGAGGATGGATTCTTCTCTACCTCTTAAAAACACTGACAGGTGATTTAAACGGACTCAGTCAGGAGCAATATGGACAGCTGTTCGGCGAAACGATCACTGACCCTGTTTTAAGCGTCGGTGCACACCTTGTCTTCATGGCAATCACCATTGCGGTTGTAGCAAAAGGGGTACAAAAAGGGATTGAGCGCACTAGTAAATTTATGATGCCGGTCTTATTTCTTTTGTTTATCGTGCTGATTTTCCGATCGCTTACGCTCGACGGGGCGATTGAAGGAGTCCGCTTTTTGTTTCAGCCGGACTTTTCAAAATTAACGTCAGAAACCATTCTGGCAGCACTGGGACAATCCTTTTTCACCCTGAGTGTCGGTGTTTCCGTTATGGTAACGTACAGCTCTTATCTATCGAAAGAGTCCAATCTGCCTCAATCTGCGTTTTCGATTGTCGGAATGAACATTTTTATTGTTGTTCTTGCGGGACTTGCGATCTTTCCGGCCGTGTTTTCATTTGGCCTGAAGCCAGATGCCGGTCCGGTGCTGCTCTTTAACGTATTGCCGACCGTTTTTAATCAAATGGCATTTGGCATGGTATTCTTTGCAGCATTCCTCCTGCTTTTCCTGTTTGCATCTTTAACTTCGGCATTTTCCATGCTTGAAATTATTGTCTCTGTATTATCAAAAGGAGACTCTGAAAAACGGACGAAATGGTCCTGGACGATTGGACTTCTAATCTTTTTAGTAGGCATACCATCAGCTTTATCATTTGGAGTTTGGAGTGACGTAAGCATTTTCGGCAAAACCATTTTTGATGCGGCGGATTATCTGGTCAGTAATATTCTGATGCCTGTGGGGGCCCTGCTTATTTCTATTTTTGTTCCGCTGAAAATGAAAAAATCAGCTCTTTATGAAGAGCTCTCTAAAGGATCTTCTTTATCCAAAGGACTGTTCAATGTGTGGTTCCTGCTCATGAGATACGTGGCGCCAATTGCCATTTTCCTGGTTTTGCTTGACGTAATGGGAGTTTGGAAGCTCTTATAA
- a CDS encoding spore germination protein yields the protein MSKMVAPEKIPQSLHAGKSLICEKLGNSSDLKFKEMKNNGFTFLIVYISTIVENKQLEELILPSLASFDAEKAEAAEDTVDFLRDHVIALKDTRKITNMNDAVNELLFGNTVILFEGQSSCITAGTDKFPERSISNPKAQRTLKGPDIGFNEDISSNTALIRKIIRNPALRIESPEIDSTTKICIIYMEGKADKEILKELKKMLSSIKMDVILDSNYLEETMQKSSNSIFPLTLSTDRPDVVCSEIMEGRIALIVDGTPFVVTLPTVFVQLFQSPDDYYFLTKKIMAKRLSRMLIYCFSILLPALYIAFTIYHPGLIPTNLLVGIVTQRELVPAPTVVETIVFYFLILIITESSLRLPQSVVFTVTVFAAIVLGQSAVEAYLVQPFTLVVLSASYIFSSIIPVYSLATVSQKLTVVFMFLASVLGFFGIIAGILYYLLQLSSSRSFGVPYLAPFAPFKPGDQKDAAFRVPMYEQLNNKKTFTKEEKDQLKNK from the coding sequence ATGTCGAAAATGGTTGCTCCTGAAAAAATACCCCAATCTCTGCATGCCGGCAAATCGCTGATTTGTGAGAAGCTGGGTAACAGTTCGGATTTGAAATTTAAAGAAATGAAAAATAACGGATTTACTTTTTTAATCGTATATATCAGCACGATTGTTGAAAACAAACAGCTGGAGGAGCTGATTCTTCCATCACTTGCTTCATTTGATGCAGAAAAGGCCGAGGCAGCAGAGGATACCGTTGATTTCCTCAGGGATCATGTTATTGCTCTGAAGGACACCAGGAAAATAACAAACATGAATGACGCGGTAAATGAGCTGCTTTTTGGCAATACGGTCATTCTTTTTGAAGGTCAGTCGAGCTGTATTACAGCCGGAACGGACAAGTTTCCTGAAAGGAGTATTTCAAATCCGAAAGCTCAGCGGACACTGAAAGGTCCAGACATTGGATTCAATGAAGATATTTCTTCGAATACGGCTCTGATCAGAAAAATAATCAGAAATCCGGCACTCAGAATAGAGTCTCCAGAGATTGATTCAACTACTAAGATTTGCATCATTTACATGGAAGGAAAAGCTGACAAGGAAATTTTAAAAGAGCTAAAAAAGATGCTTTCCTCTATTAAAATGGACGTCATTCTTGATTCCAACTACCTTGAAGAGACCATGCAAAAGTCTTCAAACTCCATCTTCCCGCTAACACTTTCAACGGACAGACCGGACGTTGTCTGCAGTGAAATTATGGAAGGGAGAATTGCTCTCATCGTTGACGGGACACCGTTTGTGGTCACTTTGCCGACTGTGTTTGTGCAGCTGTTTCAGTCACCGGATGATTATTATTTTTTGACAAAAAAGATTATGGCAAAGAGACTTTCACGTATGTTAATCTACTGCTTTTCCATTCTTCTCCCAGCCCTTTATATTGCTTTTACGATTTATCATCCCGGTCTGATCCCGACAAATCTGCTTGTTGGAATTGTCACACAGAGGGAACTTGTGCCTGCTCCAACAGTTGTTGAGACGATCGTTTTTTATTTTCTGATCCTGATTATTACCGAAAGTTCGCTCAGGCTTCCTCAATCCGTTGTGTTTACGGTCACTGTTTTTGCAGCCATTGTACTCGGACAATCGGCAGTGGAAGCTTACCTTGTTCAGCCTTTTACGCTTGTTGTATTAAGTGCCTCTTACATCTTTTCAAGCATCATTCCGGTCTATTCTCTTGCGACCGTTTCTCAAAAGCTGACTGTTGTATTTATGTTTCTGGCATCCGTTTTAGGATTTTTCGGCATTATTGCAGGGATTTTGTATTACCTGCTTCAGTTATCTTCATCAAGATCATTCGGGGTGCCGTATCTTGCACCGTTTGCTCCTTTTAAGCCAGGAGATCAAAAGGATGCTGCATTCAGGGTTCCTATGTATGAACAGCTGAACAATAAGAAGACCTTTACTAAAGAAGAAAAAGATCAGCTGAAAAACAAGTAA
- a CDS encoding Ger(x)C family spore germination protein: MKKKAWGLIFFVILTLGSSVVISKNVEDTLIKSISIVSAIGIDSSEEGYEVTLQMINTAAKPDSVGEVPGSIIYQQSGRTISQAVKNILNRNPKKIFLDSADLIVIGEQTAREKGIHEILALFLTESEISSSIKIMVTKDYPASKIIKTITPAEKVSSKRINDIVHSNELNLGSVASVYPVKVMNDLLRNIKATALPYVTLSSDQEIGSSQENISSPEPEVLLILNGMAYFKKDKLAGYLSRDESKIFLGITNGTKKTTIEAQCGADDPGFFTVHIKKSKTSVKPVYSNEMVSFQVERKMKGELFESTCRQDDLPNLESKTEEVLKREMAGLIARSQEENNDFLGFLKEVYLRNPYKFQEINKKWKELYPEVPVEIEVNLEIEDIGDVNRIP; this comes from the coding sequence ATGAAGAAAAAAGCATGGGGACTTATATTTTTCGTCATTCTTACTCTTGGTTCCAGTGTGGTTATTTCAAAGAATGTAGAGGATACCCTGATTAAATCAATTTCCATCGTCAGTGCGATAGGAATTGATTCCAGTGAGGAAGGGTATGAAGTAACACTTCAGATGATCAATACCGCAGCTAAACCTGATTCAGTGGGAGAAGTTCCGGGTTCAATTATCTACCAGCAATCAGGCAGAACAATTTCTCAGGCAGTCAAAAATATCTTAAACCGTAATCCAAAGAAAATTTTTCTCGACAGCGCCGATTTGATTGTCATTGGAGAACAAACAGCAAGAGAAAAAGGAATTCATGAGATACTGGCCTTGTTTCTGACAGAATCTGAAATTTCCTCAAGCATAAAAATTATGGTGACAAAAGATTATCCGGCAAGCAAAATTATTAAGACTATTACCCCGGCTGAAAAGGTCTCATCTAAAAGAATCAATGACATTGTACACAGCAATGAATTAAATCTTGGATCTGTGGCAAGTGTATATCCTGTTAAAGTAATGAACGATCTTCTCAGAAATATAAAAGCAACAGCTCTTCCTTATGTTACGCTGAGCAGTGATCAGGAGATAGGTTCCTCACAAGAGAATATTTCTTCTCCTGAGCCGGAGGTTCTTTTAATCCTGAACGGAATGGCTTATTTCAAAAAGGACAAGCTTGCTGGTTATTTAAGCAGGGATGAGAGCAAGATTTTTCTTGGTATTACGAACGGTACAAAAAAAACGACGATTGAGGCGCAATGCGGAGCTGATGATCCAGGTTTTTTTACCGTACACATTAAAAAGTCAAAAACCAGTGTAAAGCCAGTCTACAGCAATGAAATGGTTTCATTTCAAGTCGAACGGAAGATGAAAGGGGAATTATTTGAAAGCACATGCAGACAGGATGATCTTCCTAATTTAGAATCTAAGACTGAAGAAGTCTTAAAAAGGGAGATGGCTGGACTGATTGCCAGAAGTCAGGAAGAAAACAATGACTTTCTTGGCTTTCTAAAAGAAGTCTACTTGAGAAACCCATATAAATTTCAGGAAATCAACAAGAAATGGAAAGAACTATATCCTGAGGTTCCGGTAGAAATAGAAGTGAACTTGGAGATTGAAGATATTGGAGATGTGAACCGGATACCGTAA
- a CDS encoding endospore germination permease, whose translation MNQQITPYQVFSLMVLFLLGSTVVVGLSLDAEEEAWLVNMIATAAGIVIYFLYIWILRIDPRRKTFTELLKTSFGKWIGTCFICLYAVYFLYIGMRVVKDFEFFISTVLFYNIETWVIGFVFILLAGYACILGLEAIARVSELLFFGSIMMIALTTLITILNPMFEWTNVLPLIKPDWRSVIGSVFPAKITFPFGELITFLMIFPAVNDQSYLFKRGWMAVVFSGLIIIAITESIIGMLGAKIAVYFSYPLIKSIETIDLLDFFQHIEILSVIVFFFVGFIKVVLLCYASIKSLSEIMPRVKNNYLVYGVLSAGFASTFFMDSSIVEHTKTGLEIVPKYIHLPFQFGIPLLLLAILLLKMMLKKKKTAEQEK comes from the coding sequence ATGAATCAGCAGATTACACCTTATCAAGTTTTTTCCTTAATGGTTCTTTTTCTATTAGGCAGTACAGTGGTAGTAGGGCTCAGCTTGGATGCTGAAGAAGAAGCCTGGCTTGTAAATATGATAGCCACGGCGGCAGGTATCGTCATTTATTTTTTGTATATATGGATTCTTCGCATCGATCCCAGGAGAAAAACCTTTACAGAGCTTTTGAAGACAAGTTTCGGCAAGTGGATAGGGACATGTTTCATTTGCCTGTACGCGGTCTACTTTCTTTATATCGGGATGAGAGTTGTGAAAGATTTTGAGTTTTTCATCAGCACGGTCCTTTTTTACAACATTGAAACATGGGTCATTGGTTTTGTCTTCATTCTGCTGGCAGGGTATGCGTGCATATTAGGATTAGAGGCGATTGCAAGAGTATCGGAATTGCTTTTTTTCGGAAGTATTATGATGATTGCGCTGACCACACTCATAACCATTTTGAACCCAATGTTCGAATGGACAAACGTTCTGCCTCTTATAAAGCCTGACTGGAGGTCTGTGATAGGATCTGTTTTTCCGGCAAAAATAACGTTTCCGTTCGGAGAACTGATTACATTCCTCATGATTTTTCCCGCTGTGAATGACCAGTCCTACTTGTTTAAAAGAGGATGGATGGCTGTTGTATTCAGCGGTCTCATTATCATTGCCATTACAGAATCCATTATCGGCATGCTCGGGGCGAAAATCGCGGTCTATTTTTCCTATCCCCTCATTAAATCAATTGAAACGATTGATTTGCTGGATTTTTTTCAGCACATCGAAATCCTGTCTGTCATTGTTTTTTTCTTTGTAGGTTTTATAAAAGTGGTGCTTCTCTGCTATGCCTCTATAAAAAGCCTGTCTGAGATTATGCCCCGGGTTAAAAATAATTATCTCGTATACGGGGTCCTTTCAGCTGGATTTGCATCCACCTTTTTTATGGATTCAAGTATAGTCGAGCATACGAAAACCGGTCTTGAAATCGTTCCAAAATATATACATCTGCCATTTCAATTCGGAATTCCGCTGCTGCTGCTTGCAATCCTTCTTCTCAAGATGATGCTTAAGAAAAAGAAGACGGCTGAACAAGAGAAATAG
- the thiM gene encoding hydroxyethylthiazole kinase, which yields MSIQAELILEKVREQNPLVHNITNTVVTNFTANGLLALGASPVMAYAKEEVADMAKIAGAVVLNIGTLDERIVESMLIAGASANKHGVPVILDPVGAGATPYRTETAKMLAETLDIAVIRGNAAEVASLAGENWEIKGVDSGAGGAGDASSLAVKAAKQLNTVVVITGKTDFISDGERLFSCNNGHKLQTKVTGTGCLLSSVVGAFCAVEKEYVFAAAAAAAVYGCAAEAAVERLNRHEPGSFQIEFLNKLYYLEPKALRERMKLEEVLA from the coding sequence ATGTCCATTCAAGCAGAATTAATTTTGGAGAAAGTGAGAGAACAAAATCCGCTTGTGCACAACATAACAAATACAGTTGTCACAAATTTTACGGCAAACGGGCTTTTGGCTCTTGGGGCTTCTCCCGTCATGGCCTATGCCAAAGAAGAAGTGGCGGATATGGCTAAAATAGCGGGTGCAGTCGTACTGAACATCGGTACTTTGGATGAGAGAATAGTAGAGTCGATGCTGATTGCAGGGGCATCTGCCAATAAGCATGGCGTTCCGGTTATTTTAGATCCGGTTGGAGCAGGGGCAACACCTTACAGGACGGAAACGGCCAAAATGCTTGCCGAAACGCTGGACATTGCAGTGATCCGGGGCAATGCTGCAGAGGTAGCAAGTCTTGCCGGTGAAAACTGGGAGATAAAAGGGGTCGACTCAGGTGCAGGAGGGGCAGGAGATGCTTCATCACTTGCCGTTAAAGCTGCAAAGCAGCTGAACACCGTTGTTGTGATTACCGGAAAAACGGACTTTATTTCAGACGGTGAACGGCTTTTCAGCTGCAATAACGGCCACAAGCTTCAGACTAAAGTGACTGGAACAGGATGTTTGTTAAGCTCAGTTGTCGGAGCGTTTTGTGCAGTTGAAAAAGAGTATGTTTTTGCCGCTGCTGCCGCTGCCGCTGTCTATGGATGTGCTGCAGAAGCAGCAGTGGAAAGGCTGAACAGACATGAACCTGGCAGCTTTCAAATCGAGTTTTTAAATAAGCTTTATTATCTTGAGCCAAAAGCTTTGAGAGAACGCATGAAGCTTGAGGAGGTGCTTGCATGA